The Solea solea chromosome 15, fSolSol10.1, whole genome shotgun sequence genome segment CTCTATTAACCTCAATTACAGCCACCATCAGGTTTCTATCGTTCCGCTGAGAACCCTTTGCATATGCAAATAAAGAAGTGTGCCCCTCCTATATACTGGCTAACAGTCACCCAAGGGGCCAGCAACTCTGAACCGCGCAAAACCTGCGACCACTTCTTGGCAACAACATGGCAAACTTCTCTGTTGAGTGGCTATCCAAAAGTTATTATGAGGACACGTCGTTGCATTTCAACCCCAAAGGTGAAATACGGGACTTAACAAACGGACCAAGAAGCCTGCAGTCACCTCCGACCTCTCCAAACAGTAAgttataacttaaaaaaaaaaaacgttgtttCAAGAGCTTAATAAATACTTAAATGATTCTTGCGAAACTTTAACTCTGCTCTTCCTTCTCGCAGATAGTTGCGGCTACACATCTGGATCTGAAAGTGAGGTGGCAGATGACAGCGAGGAGGAAGCCGCCCAGCAAAGGAGGATAAGGACCAAGTTCACCTCGGACCAAATCAGCAAACTGGAGAATATCTTCAGCAAGCACAAATATCTGGGCgccacacagaggaggaagttCGCTGAGAAGCTGAACCTCTCCGAAACTCAGGTGGGTTTGAGGCGGTGGTTACAGAAACTCCCCCATGCTTTTCTACATAATGCATGTTATGACGTGTCTTCCGATTTTGTGTTAATTAAGTTTATTACTTAAAAACACTCGCTGATGACTGTTCTTTGTCTTCCTTAGGTGAAAACGTGGTTCCAGAACCGGAGGATGAAGTTGAAACGAGAGGTTCAAGATCTGCGCCCTGCGTTTCTGTCGGTCCCGGCGGCTTTGCTGCCGCCTCTGCTGTTTCAGCACCCCCCGCTAAGTGGACAGCTCCCCGCAGACGGAGGCTTCTACTCGCAGCTGCAGCCGCTCCATCGAGCGTCTCTGCCGGCTGCTGTGCACCCAGCCCTCCTCCATCCACGCTTCTACTGAACTGAACCCTCTTTACATTTTCTCACCACAATTCCTGTCTAGAATCTAGACTATTGTTCTCTCTAAAATAGAGGTTGTGAATTATAAGTGTGATGCACTATCTAAGTATATCTAATAATGTATATGATGCTAATAAAATAGTATAAAACTGTGAACATCCCTtctctttgtttcacatttCGATCCGTCTTAATTGTCACACTGTTTGTAACCACACGTAACCTCAGCTAACTTTTATTTGCAAATGCCATGAAAACGTATTTCCATTGCACAAATGTAGATGGTcattaacattatttatgtGGCTTCTGTCAGTGATGTAACACATATATGCcatgtgtcactgatgtaacaaaaagaacaaatggtGCTCACTATAGTGCTCCTCTTTTCACCATGTCATTTCTCCCCCTTCttttcagaataactttcaCAGTGTTCATGCAGAATTAGGAATCATGCCTTTCATTCAAGCAGTTGTGCTACAATATactgttaaatatgtttagGCTTCATGTTACTTACTGTaggtgatttttattttctttagttGGCCAAGTGATCCTGCGCTAAGTGCAGAATGAAATGGAGAGACAAGATGAATAAGAATTGACGATGCTGCTGTTATTACCTCATGTTTAGGAGATTGTCGCTTTATTAATGCCTTCAAATTTACAAGCACCATCTAAAgagttctctctttctttcagcaTTCAGCTGTAACCTCTGCACTGTCAAGgtttgtaacatttgtaacaACCTCCAATCCTTCACCACTGAGGACACTGGGTATTTTTTTCTAATGCTCTGATCAGAAATGCATCTGCCTAAATAGAGGTTTACTTTAATTTTCTCAGCACCAGTTGCTCTGGGGGAAATTTCCCTACATGCTGGAAGCACCTGGGATTAATTCATGTCTTTGCATGTCCGGCttgggtgttttttgttttttttcatttgtgctgTCTTATTACTCTTTTGTCCTGACTCTGTGAGAGAGTACATTTGGCCCTGTAGATAGTTAGTAGTATTAGTAACATTTTGAAGCTGAAGTTAAGTCTAAGTTTATGTGTATAGACCATTGAGAAACAACCTTGGTTGACAAAAGTGCTGCACAATCAATACAAAATCATTACGCCgagaaaacattaaaagaaggaaaaccaataaaataagtaattttataataaaaaaagagataacACTTCAGATGTTTTTTCAAATTGGTCTTGGCAGCTCTAATTATAAGAGGTAGGCTGTTCCAATGTGGCAATTAGACGGCTTAAGAACAAAGTGTGAAAAGTGTGGAAAAGAAAAGGTTATGTTTCACTTTTATTCCAATTAGCGCTTGCTTTGTCTGTCACATGACGATGATGAGTATAGGTCAGGTCAGGTGATTGTGGAAATTTAGCACCAATGTTGTTGCGAGATAGTCGCCTtcatggaaaaaataaataaagataaaagggAATAATGAGACATCAGAGAAATGCGAGGACTCGGGACAACAAAACGTCTGTCTTCATTTTCATATGTCAGTTTGGTTGAACCAGTTGATGGCAATGCTAACACAATGCTCACAACAGCTGAATGGAAGTGAAGCAAAGCCACAGTCAACAATAGATTTACTGCAAACCGTTGTAGATATACTTATCTGGCAACCTCTTGTTCAGagaaattactttaaaatactCTGCGAGAGACAGTGTACCTTTCTACAAATGCTGCTGTGAATATGCCAGTTTTTTTTACTAAGTTTCCCCCAGAAAATGATCACATGTTCTATAAACATTAAAGAAATACTGTGATAAGATGGATAAGCTCATGCCTGACAAAATCCTCTCCGCCTTCTACAAAACTACTAGTCTCCCTGTCTGGAACAGATGCTTAATAACAGTCACATCAGCTGAACCCCaggcaaatgtttttattcagtgtCCTGGGGCACGGCTGTAAGCTGTTGTCATTGTAGTTTTTCACCCTCAAAAGGAACATCAAAGCAGAGGTAACAGCTCGATCATTGAGATCCATTGAGCTCTATTGTCTCCTGATTGAAGAATTCACACTTACTTGAAAGACACAGAGGGACGGCGCCCTCAAGTCTGCCAAAGGTGTATATTGCCTCACGCTCAAGTCATTATGTGGCACCAGCTAAATAGGTGATTGAGTCACTCTGTCATAAAGTGGCTATGTCTTGTTCACTTATGCATCCATGCTATTTGTAATTCAGAAAAGGAAGTGCCTGCTGGTAGAGTGATTGCATTCACTACGGGTTATCGGGCCGCTGACATACGCTGTGTCGCTTAAATCATCCTTCCTTTTCCTGGCTATATTTACAGCCACATGCCTGTTTCAAAAGATGTTTGGTTATTCAGTGGCGCCTCACACTCAAAGTACATCTAAAAGACAGACACATACTGTCACCTCCCACCAGGAGGCACAGTTATCAAAGGAGATGGTTAGAATTCCGTGCGCCAGTATCTGCTATAATGAGAAGAACATTACTCATTTAGATGATTACTGGACCATACATTCATTTATACAGCACCTCTGTGCAAACCACCAGACAGTGCAAGGCCTCAGTCTGCAGCATTAACTGGAGTAGTAGTTCCTGGCACTAATGGAAGTATGAGCATCAATAAATGATCCATTGTTAGAAGTCGAGGAGTGGGCGAGATGAATGACAATGAGCGTTCGACTGATCCTTTGAATCAGGTGAGTGGGTAGGTGAAGAGGTGCTAACGGCCTcactaaagctgcagtgcgaTGGCAGCAGACAGCCTGGAGCCAAGGATTGATGATGAGGAGACGGCAAATGTTGCTTACAAGTTCAAGGAGAGAGAACTACTGTAAGGCTTCAGgctattatacagtatatgactttCAGATAAATTATtataacatacatatatatatatatatatatatatatatatatatatatatgtgtttagtGCActaggcctttctgcatggagtttgcatgttcttcccgtgtgtgtgggttttctcccacggtccaaatacatgcagatttggggattaggtaaagtggacactctacattgtctctatgtggctctgtgatggactgcaaactgtccagggtgttccccgcctattgccctatgtcaactgagattggcactgcacccgtgaccctcatgtggaggataaagcggttgaagatggatgaatggatggatataGTGTGgaagtttaattaaaaaaaagaattagccCTTGGATGAATCATGAATTGTGAGGTCAGTTAAGGAAATGCTATTAGATGGAATAGTCTGAGAACAgtgaaaataatataatatatacactgttttcatgttcatcTTTTTTGCAGGATCGCTTTGGCTCCACGTGTCGTGAAGAAAGTATAGAACTGTTGTCATTGCTCACTCTGCTATAATAGAAATCCCAACACTTTTGGCTTTATACAAAGAAAGAATAGTCCATTTGTGGCCTCTTGTCATATTTCAATCATCTAAAACCTTTGCCTGTAAACCTTTCAAAGTATTTAAGGCTAAAAATGTTATCACATTATCATCCATTTcgcaataaaaataaagattcaaGTCTCAAAACTATGCTTATTATCGCATAGATTTATATTATGACCATTTTGAGTGAGTCATTGGGGACAGTGGTAGGAAACTGTATCAAGTAGTACAAATAATGCTTTGTAAgatatatgaaatataaattTATAAAATACAATGAATAGCTAGGGGCAAGCAGACAAGTCAGGCCCAGATTTTCAaatgcatgacttttttttaacaaggaaAGCTTGGATTATTGGTACTTTTATGTGTGTGAATCATTTTCCCACTACTGCTTAATGCTTAGTTTCTTTTatcaagagtaaaaaaaaataacatcattatgcaaatgtgtatatgtgcagtCTGAATTTTAAgcttgaacaacaacaaaaaaaaagatattatttGGTAGTGACACACTGCGCTGTTTTGGCAATGcataaaaaagacacatttggcAGCAAATGAAGAACATTGttataaatctgtttttgttttatgagattaaagcagCAATGCTGAGGCAATTTCGTGGGCACTATTTCCCATCAGAGTTGTCCAAAGAATTGCCTAGTGTATCACCACCCTAAGTCATttatgtgcatgtaaacataacGATGTAGAAATGGATGAAATTGCTTCAGCCACCCAAAGTGAAAGACAGTGACAATGCATAAACAGTATTTAGAGCAAAGAtgggtttatttaaaaatacaacaaatcaATCAGCAATATAACACTATCACTTTACTCCCCACTCACACAAATGAATGAACCCAATGcaatatttcataaaaaaaacagactgacagaaaaaaaaattgcgtCAGAGTATGTGGATCGCAGcatccctctgtgtgtgtgtgtgtgtgtgtgtgtgtgtgtgtgcgcgtgcactTTGAGGCCAGCTGTCCTGCAGAGAGGATGATGAAATGATGGTTGTCTGCCCGGTGGAAAACCTCTGCAGCCCCATTTTCCCATGCCCTATGCCTCTTTAAAGCTACATCTCAAAGAGGTATATGCATAGGAAAAAGGAACAGCGAGTGCAAAGAGCATTGCTGTCCCGTCGCTGCTCACTGGAGCCTGGAAGGCagggatgtaaaaaaaaaaaaaaaagcctgtcaGTTACGTGGCTTCATGTACAACACAAGTAATAACTCACACAAATGATATTGCAGTGTTAGTGGGTGAGATTACTTAACCTctaaaaaaatgaagacatttttaaagaatAGCAGTGTCCCAAGAAACAACCGGATGAGAATTTTCTAGTttttaaatagtaaaataaaagaaatcagtTTATAAAAATGCACGAGGCATGAAGAGGACTTACCCTGTAAAGCACCAGATGAGTTTCTCCTGGGTAGGCACCTCCTGTTGGCCATTTATCCCTCCTCAGGGACCTTGAAGATGTTTGAGGAAGACAGTgtagtgcttgtgtgtgtgtgtgtgtgcactcagcACGTATCCTCCCTCCTTGCTTTCAGTCCAGGGCGACACACccgtgaaaaaaacaaattaataataataaaaaaatgcttcCTTAGATTGCATTTACATGTAGCTCAGGCTCTGACGCAGAGTTCATTGTCACTCGTGCCCAAATCACTGAAGTTAACACTGAAGTTGTTACAATAAGTCTCTTTTTTAGAGTTATCTTTCTGATGGACACCGAGTGCAGTGAAGGAGAAagcaaacacagagaacagCTTGTTCCTGCTGCTGAAAAAGTTTCTTAtctgctctgttttttgtttttttttaactcactttctctctcccaGAAGAGGGGCCCCAATGGTTCTCAACTCTCAAGGTCTCTACACAAGGACTCTCACGGTGTGCTGAAGTGAGACagtaggcacacacacacacacacacacacatacacacacgcgcgtgcaCACATAGGCCATGTAATGTGTGTGATGTGCAAAGGAGGGGGTATTATGGCATGTCAAGGCCAGTGCAGCCAGCCAACACTTTTTGCTCTCTGGATATGTGTGTTCTGTTTGGTGCAGCTGCTCAGAGTATATGACAAGAAATGATGTACAAAGGAAGATCTTTGTTAGATCAGAGCGCTGATCAACAGGGGTGATGTGAGCTAAAGATGCCTCAGATGCATTAGTATTTTGTATATCAGGTTTTGGTCAGTCCACACATACATTTTCACTTGTCACACGTTACAATAATAGCAAAGACGAAGCTTGGAAGAGGTCGATGTTGTCTCTCTTCATTGCAACAAGCCAACAATGATTTTCTGATCTAACTAAACACAATAACATATACATATTCAAAACAAACGTATAAATCTTATGATGCAGCTTGTCTCATCTTTAATTGCACACTTGAGTGTCAGATCCAAAAATAATCAAGAGGTAAAAAATAAACCGAACATTTCCATCAGCAATGTGTGATGAGGGACTAAAtcgtctttatttttatattttatgagcTATGACGACTTCGGAATTTTAGTTTTCAATTAAATGGCACAACGTGATGAGGAGATATTCTTGTATAGAGATGATTATGAGCTGAAATAGTttaatggttttttttcatttgccaACTTCTTctggaatggaatggaaaatAAAGGGAAAGAGTTTCATTTATTCAAGTTTCTTAAGTGACCTGTTATATATCAAACAGAGCAAGGATTCTTTTTATTTGACTCTTTGGAGTATGTTTGAAAATATGTACACTCTTAATATCGTGATAAGGTTTTCAAAGACAccattttgtgttcattttctatgcatgacacacacacatgacatcaCCAGAAGTCAGTGTCTTGTACTTATACCTGAATCATCATGTAGAAATATTATTCAAAAgcttttgttacttttttttttaccccagaCATAAACATAAATCCTGCACACCACCACTTGGTGGCAACAGTTTCAAGCCGTGGCTGGGGACAgagtgaggaaaaataaaatgagtataataatgtatttttctaaTGCGCAATTAACAACTTTTAAATAACTAATGAAATCTGATATCTACAgtgactgtgttgtttttacaaacacatgatCAAGGTCTtactctgctcctctgctgtaATTGTGTTCTGTAAATACAAAAGTAAAACAGTGTCTTTTACAGTTACGTCTTTGGACACATATCTGACAAACTAAtggctgggaaaaaaaacaaaacaatggaaCATACTGTAGTGCACCTGCTcctgttttttataaaaacgTGATGGACTAATATCCTCCAGTGTCTCAGAAGGGCCCGCTTTTAATTGTGCACACTTTAACATGCCGTTTTTAAAAAGCCACTCTTGTTTCATCAGCGCGAGGCAAATTTGCAGACTTGAGCAGAAATGTCTCGTTTCCACAGAGAGGAAAACGAGAAGGCAACAAAAACCTGCTTGTTCATCTAAACGCATCTGCCAGGGAACTGGAGCGAGTTCACTCAGCACAACGTTTCCAAGGCAGAGCGCTGTGTTAGTGTTTGACACTCTGACAGGATGGGGGCATGATATTTTGTGAattgcacaacacaacatgCACATGTATTTGTCTTTGGGCTGCAGTCGGCAATTTGGGAGATCTGTCACGCTCATTAGCAACAAACGGGTTGAGTTTGACTCCAAGCACCTGCCATGTAATTATGCAGGAGACAACGAGGTGCGGATAACAAGACACACCTTAGCTCCATAATGTCTCTGTGGGTTGGTCCACTGTTATGATGAGTCTGTACTAGTTATGGGTATTATAGGttagattttgtgcaaatcatTCATGATTGCCGGAGGACAAAGCAAACTGCCTTCAGTAACTCCCAGAATGTTACCTTAACACAGAAATGTCTTCAACTCACCTCTTATCTGTTGAAATCTCCAAGATTCACTTAAGCAGAAAATCTGTCCAAGATATATTTGAGTTATACGGGTGTTTTTTTGAAAGACCTGCAGTACGTCAGAGCTGAGCTGCTGTGGTCTGTTAACGTGGCAGGTCTCCGTGATTGTGCTCATGTGTCAGTCAGACTtaggatattttttttgtggataAATTAAACTGACAGGCATTGTCCTGACTACTGTCTATTATCGAGGGATTACTGAGCTGTCACAAAATGATTGTCTTTCGCGTTACTCACTCAGTAATACGACGAGTCACGTTTGGTTTTTATCATTTGGTGCCACTGGCCAGCAGGTGACTGATTGTTGGCTTGGTGGTTTTAGCTTAGGGTGAAGGGAAACGGACCGGTGATCAAAGAGTTAAATTAAAACGGGTCTTATTTTACTGACCAGTTTCGAATATCACTCTAGCCTCTGGTCAAGACTGCAATTCATCCAGTATTTCAGTTAATATTAGCAGATAATGACTGTAGTTTGTGTTGAGTCCCACATTATTGCTGCagattaaaatacaaattgaatggcaattaaatatgaataaataaataaatgaatacacaaCTCATTTCTAAACAATACTATCAACTTATCTTCTTGAAGCACTAATGCAGGAAAGGATTCTTACAATCTTTGCTCTGGTGCTCGTCTGTGAACCGTCTGAACTTTCCCTTCCCTTTGTCCTTTGGTTCAAGGTCATTTAGACACAAAGAATGCCTTCAATAGcaacaaagtgaaaatgttgctttgttGGACACATATTAGAGGCTAGATTCCTGCATCTCCTTCCTCATTTCTGTCACACAGTAGTTAATGAatattacccccccccccccccccccctccatttcTCCGTGTTGTTCTTCAGTGCTGGAGATGCTGTTAAACAGATGGAGACGAGGAGGCCTCGCAAGGCTCCTCATGTAGGGACTAATCTGcatcagacagactgacagaatAAGGCCATGGAGTGGTGAGACAAGCACCTCCACCAGCTCCTGTGAGGAGTCAGGCCACCATGCTGCCAACTGGTTTCCAATATCCGGATCAAGCATCCGGAGACCACAACATTTCCTCACCCataggcgtgtgtgtgtatacagtatgtctgaGGGAGACGTGGGTGAGGAGAAGAGACACAGAATCCCtcttcttgtcttttttgtcttattgtgttattataacctttatttaacctggACAGTCTCATTGAGATTAAACGTCTCTTTTACAAGTGGGTTCAGGCCATGACTGAGTCAAATTTcttatgtgacatttaaaaaaatattcagaaaatatttatttagaataaaaataaaatacagagtgTTAAAATATcttcatataaatatacaaaatgtaCAGCATTTAGCAATGAAGCAGCTTAATGTTATTCAGTTAAAAGATCAAGGCGGGGTCGTCACTGGTGCTAATTCCACCTGACATCGTGtaaaaaggcggggtacactctgAACAGAATGTCAGTCCATCACGGCCATAGAGATATGCAACAGCCATCCACTCTCACcgtcacacctacagtcaagtTGGAATGTCCAATTTGTTTGGACTGGACGGCAAACCCGGGCCTTCTTGCTGAAAGAGCAAGAGTGccaaccactgcaccaaccgtgtggcctctCACATGACTCCAAGTTattcaaaatgaatttaaaaacattctatGAGACCACCTCTCAATTATTCAgctatttttaatgatttgttttgagCCGATGGCAGACGAAAGTCAATGTGGGACGTAAGTCCTCATAAAATAAGTCCTCTGAGCATTGGCCATAGACCCTAACTGCAGGTAGAAAACCTTGTAGATACAAATGGATAGATGCAGTCATCCATCCCTGACAAACAAGACCTGTAATGATCCTCAATGAACATTGTGAATAGCCGTATTTCCTATTTAAACAAATGTCTACACATGTCTCTGGCTTAATTTCACTGCTCGTGTCTTTATTAATTGTCTTTCACTGCTCCCTGAAATACGCATGAATTCACAATGAAAGGTTGAAGACCACACCGCCtcaccgctctctctcttcttcctctgagtCTCTCCAGGCATTTACTGTATCTGACAGAGAGTTACTGACAAAGAGAGCAAGAGCAGCAGGGGTTTGGATCCATGTGAGACgctacgtatacatatatataaattcatGAAATGTTCAGTGGAAAACTGATAAAAGACTGCGCCACCACCATTGGGCTCACCACTATCTGGAATCCAGTGAGATATAATAATGTTTCTTCTCTGTGCTTGTGACCCACATTCTCTCTGCGTCTCATTCTCTTTCTCCCTGCctccgtcttcttctctgtccctGAAGATGCCTCAATCAGACAACAACGTCGGCTGTCTCTCATCGTCAAAAGACATTTCAATTTGGAGACCATCTCTTGAGTCCAGGCAAATTACCACTTCAAAAGGCTGCAAGTCCCCAGGTCGCTCCCAGCAGGGTCGGCCTGGTACACTCACgcactccctccccccccccgccccaacACACCTCTTCCCCTCCCCGCTGCTCAGCCTTGCTGATGAAAGCCACACACTCTCTTGAGTATGCTTGTTTTTccgaatgaaaacaaaactctCTCCAGTTTAATGGAGGCCGCGCTTCACTGCTCTGCATGAAAAGTGCAAAGTCTACAAACAGGTCAAACATGTTTGGAGCTTTTTGACAACTTGATTCGAATGAATG includes the following:
- the vent gene encoding ventral expressed homeobox, yielding MANFSVEWLSKSYYEDTSLHFNPKGEIRDLTNGPRSLQSPPTSPNNSCGYTSGSESEVADDSEEEAAQQRRIRTKFTSDQISKLENIFSKHKYLGATQRRKFAEKLNLSETQVKTWFQNRRMKLKREVQDLRPAFLSVPAALLPPLLFQHPPLSGQLPADGGFYSQLQPLHRASLPAAVHPALLHPRFY